Within the Thermodesulfobacteriota bacterium genome, the region CGAGGCCGAAAGCGGTGAGGTTCGGCGCGCCGGCTCCCTCGGCTACGCGGCCTCCGAACATCGCGGATTGCGGGGCGGAGCGCAAGGGCTCCCGGACCCTGCTTGCCACCCGGGTGGTGGATCGTGGTCCAGGGCTCTCCTTGACCGTGCAATGCACGAGCCGTATCATTGCACTGCATCCATCTCGCAGGAGGCGGTCTTCATGCGCACACAAGTGACGGTCAGGCTCGGCGACGAGATCGCAGAAGGGCTCGCCGCCGCCGCCAAGAAGCTCCACGTGAAGCGCTCCGAGGTGGTTCGCCTCGCCCTGGAGCGTTTCATCCGGGAAGAGGACGCCGAGGCGGAACCCCGGCCGTATGACCGGGTGAAGGACCTCCTCGGCTCCCTTGCCAGCGGGGTGCCGGATCTGGGAGAGGCCCACCGGGAGCACCTGCGCGCGAAGTTCCGCCGCGATGGTTGAGATGCTCCTCGATACCGGGCCGTTCGTGGCCCTCCTCGACCGCAGCGAGAAGAACCACGACGCCTGCCTCGGCGCTTTTCAGGACTTCAGGGGCCGGCTCCTCACGACCGAACCGGTCTTGACGGAGACCCTCTACCTGCTGGGCCCCGCCTTTTCCCTCCAGAAACCGGCCCTGGAGTTCATCCTTAGCGGCGGAGCCGAGCTCGCTTCGCTGACGACGAAGAGTCTGCGCCGAGCAATGCAACTGATGGAGAAGTACGCCGACGTTCCCATGGATTTCGCCGACGCGACCCTCGTCGCCCTGGCGGAGGAGACCGGAATCCACCGCGTGTTCACTCTCGATCGGCGGGGCTTCTCAGCCTATCGGGTCGGCTCTCGCAAGAGCTTCACCATCGTTCCCGGCCCCGCCTGAAGTCCGGCCCGGCCCCGGTCACCCCCCCTGGCCCGCCCAACGCATAGGCGCAACGCTCTCCTGCAACTACGGCGCCCAACGAGGCGTTTGAGCCCGCCCGACACGGATGAAAATGCCGGCGCCGGAAGTGGTTTGCGAACCTACAGGGTTTGCGCTAGCCTCCCCACCGTAGGTCCACGCAGCCCTTCCCCGTCCGCCGGCACCAACCCAGGCGGAATGAGCGCGAGAGGGACACCACCGTGAGCCCCGAATCGGTCGTGACGACCGGCCCTTCTCGGTCCCTGTCTCCCCTGGGACTGGAAGAAGAACTGCCGTCCGATCCCGTCCGGCACGGTTTCGCGGCCGGCACACAGGCCGCCGCGCCCCAGGAGCCGAGCACCCCCCGGACCGCAGCGGGCAAGATCGTGAAGACCTACGCCGCGGGCAAGGTGGGAATCGTCTTCTGGCACGGTGTGGCGTCCATCAACGAGAAGCAAGGGGTTGCCTGGATTCGCACGCAGTTTGGCCAACCCAATGCCAGCGCCTACGTCGAGGTCAGCTACGATGTCTCGTTTCCCGCTCGTCCGCCAGCGAGCGGGCGCAACGCCGACGAGGTCTTCTGGGCCTTGGCCGAGCTGAAGATTTCCTCCATCTACCTGCCTCGGGAGGTCGTGGGCAAGGGGGGCAATCTCGAGAAGGCCCGCCAACGGCTCCTGGAACACGAACAGGGCCACGTGAGGGAAGCGCTCGACGCCCTCGCCAACTACTTCCCGGGTCTGGGCTTCGATGGGTTCGACAACCAGTCTGCGCTCACCTACGACGAGTTCCAGAAGCGGGTGCAAGAGAGCGTGGAGAAGAGCGGGGCCGTCCTCGAGGCATCCGCCGAAGACTGGGACAAGGAGGACCTGGACCGGATGAACCGGGAGATCAAGGACCTGGGGGTCTCCATGCCGATCCAGCCCGCGCCGCCGGGCGACAAAAGGTCCTGAGCGGTCCACGACCTTTGGTCGCCTCGAGGGATGTAGCGCAACGCGTTCCCCCTTACCCCAGGCCCCTCCCCTATCGGGGGCGAGGCGTTTCCAGAACGACGGTTTCGTTATAGGAAGCAGGAAGGAGGGAGGTTTCGCGCATGGGGAGTCTCGTGGCCACGGGGGCGATGCTCAAGTGCAGCTTCGGGATGGCGCCTGCCGCCCTCCTGGCCCTGCCAACCCATCGCGTCTTCGCGGAGGGCGTGCCGGCGGCCACCGTGATGGATCACAAGCCCGTGGTCAACGTGCCGTCCTTCGGCGCCTGCACCAGCCTCACGAACCCTACGGTAGCCTCCGCCACGGCGGCCGCCTCCGGGGTCCTCACCCCCATGCCCTGCGTCCCCGCCACCCCCGCGCCCTGGGTCCCCGGCTCCCCCACCGTCACGATGGGCGGCTTCCCTGCCCTCAACCCCGCGAGCACGTGCTCCTGCGCGTGGGGAGGGATCATCTCCGTGGCGATGCCGGGGACGGTAACGATCCAGGTGGCGTGAGTGTTCTAGGAGAGGATCCTGGATGACCTACGGGGAGCAACCCATGGTGCAAGGGAGTCGGTCATGAGCAGCACCCACGTGGTCCGGCAGGGGGAGTGTATGTCGAGCATCGCCGACGGATACGGCCATTTCTGGGAGACGCTCTGGAACCATCCCGACAATGCGGCGCTGAGGCAGCGGCGACAGGATCCCAATGTGCTCCTGCCCGGCGATACCGTGAGTGTGCCCAAGCGGGAGAAGAGGGAGGTGAGCGGTGCTACGGAGGCGCGACACCGCTTTAGGAAGAAGGGGGTTCCGGCCCGCATCCGGCTCAAGATCATGCAGGAGCCCCCACAGGAATCGGGCGACACCCAGGAGTCGGGCGACGTGATCCGGAGCTCCGCCCAGGCCCCGAAGGACGAGGTGCGCGCCGACCTGCCCTATCGGCTGGAGATCGATGGTCAGCTGACCGAGGGACGAACCGACGGGGAGGGAATGATCGAGGTGGCCATCCCGCCCGGCGCTCGAAGCGGCAAGATCATCCTGGAGCCGGACACGACGCGAGCCCGGGAGATCCCCCTCATGCTGGGCTCCCTGGACCCCATCAGTGAAATCCGCGGGGTCAAGCAGCGGCTGGCAAATCTCGGGTTCGACTGCGGCAGTTGCACCGACGACGAACTGACGGAAGGGGTCGAGGCGGCCTTGCGCTTTTTTCAGGAAGAGTATGAGCTCGATGTAACCGGCGCAGTGGACGGAGCCACCAGGGACAAGTTGAAGCAGGTGCACGGAAGCTGAACGGCAGGGGAGGAGACGATGCCGGCGGACGAGAGGGTGCGGATCACCTTTCGAAGGGTGTTTGTTCGGAGGGACGCGGATACCTTCGGCTCAGGCGAGTGGTATTTCCACGCGTCGGTTGACGGCTCGAACGTCGGCAATCGCAGGCAGATCTTCGACGCGGTGGAGCAGCGCTTCATCGACTTCCGACCGGCTGAGTGGCGGACGACGGTCAACGTGCGGGACGGCCACCAGATCCGTCTGCGTTTCGCCGCCTACGACGAGGACGCGATCAACGACGACCGCCTCGGCACCGTCGATCTCCCCCTCCACCCGCTGCGCCAAGGGTTGTGGCGGCGCTCCACCCGCTACTACACGGTGGAGTGGATGGTGGAGCTCTCGGTGCTGGGCAGCTTTACCCGCCACGCGCCGGAAACCGTGTTTGCCACCCGCCAGCACAACGGCAGCGTCACCTGCACGACGGTGTCGGGCACCACCGAAGAGGCACGCTTCGAGATCTGTCCGGTGCGGCCGGTGCCGCCCGATCCTTCCCTGCCCCGGCGGCCGCCCCTGTCCGCCTCCGCCGCCCTGCTCCCGGCCGAGCGCTGTGCAGACCTCAACGTCATCCGGCCGACAGACGATATCAACATCATTCCCAACCCGGCTGTGATTCCCGTCCTGGCTCCAGCGGACGCAACTCCTCAGAGCGCGGCCCGCGTCGAATACACCTACTATCACCCTGGCTCGCTCAACTTCACCGACGACGATCCCCGGCTCGAATGGAGCGTGGTGTCGGTGGCCGGCGGCGGCGCCGTTGCCTTTGTCGGGCAGCCCCGGGGGCGGCGGGTGCTCGTCTACGGCACCCACGCGGGCGAAGTGCGGCTCGAGGTGCGCTTTCAGGGGGCGCTCTGTGCCCAGTATCGGGCCCTGGTGCGCGCCATCCGGCAGATCCCCTTTCGAGCCAACATCCTCAACGGCCCGACTGCCGCCAGTCAGCCGCGGGCGACCCCGGACGACGTCCGCGCCCATCTCGACATCGTCAACCGGATCCTGCGCCAGGTGGCCCTGGAGCTTGTGCCCGACGCCAATACCACCCGAACCGACAGCGCCACGGCAACGGGCCACAGCGGTATCTTCCGCATTCGCGTGCCTGCCGGACGGACGCGAAACATTCCCGACACCGGCTTTGCCGCCGCCACCAGGCTCAACTACCGGCAGGGAGTGTTTAACTTTGCCTACATCCGTTCCGATGCGGGCGGCAACCTCGGTGCGGCCACGGATTACCCGGCCAATGCGGCGGGAAACACCATTACCGACAACGGCAGTCCGTCCAGCTCGTGGATACAGCCCTCCGGAGTCGATCCGGACGGTGCGGCCGGCACCGTCACCATGAATCTGCTCGCGGCCCGGGAGCGCAACACCGCCACCTTCCCGCGGCTTGCCGCCATGTACGTCACCGACGCCAACGGAGATCCGGCCAATGCCGCGGCCCAGTTCACCTATGCCGGCACCATTGCCCACGAGCTGGGCCACGTACTGGCCCTCGGCCACCGGGTGGAAGGGGTGCCGGAGAGCGCGCCCGGCGCCGGCGACCAGCGGGACATGACCGCGGCGGACGCCGCCGCCTCGCTCGTGGCGGGAGGCATTTTCTGGGACGGCCTGCTCGTGCCCCCGGGGGAAAACGTCATGCACTGGATCAATCCCACCACCCAGGCCCAGGACTTCGACATCATCCAGGCCCGGGCCATGCACCGAAGCCCGGTGGTGCCGCCGTGACCCCCCTGTGTCTGCTTGCCCTTGCCTTCCTGCTGCCGCCAACGCACGCCCTCGCCGGCGCAGCACCAAACCAGGAAACGGTGATCGCCATGACCGCAAATGACGTGCAGGCACTCCCTCCCGAGAAACAGGTCATCCGGGATGCCATGGCCCTGGCCCGCAGTCTGCGAAACGAGGACCACGCCCTGCTGCTGGCCCGGCTTGCCTCTTCGAAGTTCCTGGCGGAGCTCGATGACGAGGAGGCCTATCGGGGCCGGCCCGAGCGGTTGCGTCTGCGCCGCGTTCTGGATGAGTTGACGCGCAATCCCATGGACAGCGCACGCGACATCCTGGTGGACCTGACGACCAACCAGGCGTTTCTGGCGGAAGACGCCCGCGTCGACCTGCTCATCAAGGCCTGCGCCGCGATCAGGCCGCCTCCGCCCCAGGTCGTGGCGCTCTGGCACCGATACTGGCAGCCGGAGGATGGTTTTTCCAACCTGACGGCGGCGGCGGTGGTGCAGAACGGCGACCCGGCGGCGATCGCCCTGCTGGAGGCGAAGCTGGCGGCGCCGGAGTTCGACATGGAGGAGAAGCTACACTGGCTGCGCGGGCCGGTGCTGAGCCATCGACTCGACCTGCCCCTGCTCCTGGCCTGCGAGCGGATGCTCGCGGTCGGGCTCCCCGGTGAGCTGCCCGTCCGGCTCGTGGAAGCCCTTTTCGATTACCGGCCAGGGGAGTGGTATCTCCCCTCGGTGCCCTACAATCCGCCGTTGTTGGAGACGGCGGGAGAGGCGGCCCTGCGGCAGGTGGAGCGCGTCGGCCGGCTGGCGCTGGAGCGCGTCACCCTGGACGCCCACCTGGAGGCCCGAGTCAAAGAAACCCTGGAGCGGGTGGAAGTCCTGCTGGAGGGCAGATAGAGGGCTACGGGACCGAACGAGCGGGGTAGCGCACGTCCGTCACGACCGGGGCTCCCACGCATCCTTGTCCAGGTCCGGAAACGTCACCCGGCACGTCCCGGGATCGATTCCCTCGACCCTCGCCAGCCCCTTCTCGTCGAGGGTGCCGCTGGCAACCGACCCGTCCGGCAGGTTGATTTCGTACTTCTCGCCCGGTACCGGCTGGTCGTCTTCGTCCACGAGCTCGATCTCGATCCAGCTCGTCTTGCCGTCGTCCTCTCCGGCCATGTGGGGCTTGGCGGGAGTAGCGCCGTACTTCCCCTCGCCCTTTTCCCGCTGCGCGGCCTTGGCCTGCTCCACCTCGCCGGGGTCTGCCGAATCGGCGTCCTCGGCGGCCTTGGGCGCGGCGGGGGCGACGGCCTTGGGGGCCTTTCCGGACCTAGGGTTCACGCGCCACCTCCCATCAGTGCCTGTGAAACCATCTGCCGCGCGACCGGATTGCTTCGTCGCGCACTCCCTCACTCCCCGCCTATCTACTTGATATGTCTCGTCGTTCGATCATGCGCGCCTCGCACTCCGGTCTGCTCGCGACGATGCTTTCACGGGCTCTCAGTTGAGCTTGATCACTCCGCCCTCGACCTTGACGATGCTGCCCTTGACCTCGGCCACTCCAGGGGTCTCGAGGGTCGCCTTGGCCCCGCCCTTGACCTGCACCGTGGCTCCGGCGTCGACGATCACCTGCCCCGGGGTCCCGATCTTGATCCCGCCGGCTTCAATGGCGATGTAGGAGCCGCCCACCTTCACGGTGACGTTGCCCGCCCCCTCGATGACGATGTTGGCGGCCTTGACGTAGTAGTCTCCCCCCACCTGGTGGCCGTGGGCCCCCTTGAAGACCTCGGCCACGTCCCCGCCCACCGTGACCGAGAGGCTCTTGTCGATGCCCACCGCCTGCTTGCCCCCCACCTTGAGGTGGCGGTCGCCCCCGATCTTTTCGTAGTGGTGGCTGTCGACGGCCTCGTGGCGCTCGTTTTCCACGTGCTCGCGCTTGTCGTTTCCCACGACGAGGTGGCGGTCGTGGCCCACGGTCTCGAACCGGTCGTTCTTGATGCGCACGTCCAGGTTCTTCTCGCCGTGGAGGAAGACCTGCTCCTCCCCCTTCTTGTCTTCGAACCGAAGCTCGTTGAAGCCTCCCCCGCCCTTGCTCGAGTTCGTCTTGAGC harbors:
- a CDS encoding ribbon-helix-helix protein, CopG family yields the protein MRTQVTVRLGDEIAEGLAAAAKKLHVKRSEVVRLALERFIREEDAEAEPRPYDRVKDLLGSLASGVPDLGEAHREHLRAKFRRDG
- a CDS encoding PIN domain-containing protein, producing the protein MLLDTGPFVALLDRSEKNHDACLGAFQDFRGRLLTTEPVLTETLYLLGPAFSLQKPALEFILSGGAELASLTTKSLRRAMQLMEKYADVPMDFADATLVALAEETGIHRVFTLDRRGFSAYRVGSRKSFTIVPGPA
- a CDS encoding DUF4280 domain-containing protein, with amino-acid sequence MGSLVATGAMLKCSFGMAPAALLALPTHRVFAEGVPAATVMDHKPVVNVPSFGACTSLTNPTVASATAAASGVLTPMPCVPATPAPWVPGSPTVTMGGFPALNPASTCSCAWGGIISVAMPGTVTIQVA
- a CDS encoding peptidoglycan-binding domain-containing protein, coding for MSSTHVVRQGECMSSIADGYGHFWETLWNHPDNAALRQRRQDPNVLLPGDTVSVPKREKREVSGATEARHRFRKKGVPARIRLKIMQEPPQESGDTQESGDVIRSSAQAPKDEVRADLPYRLEIDGQLTEGRTDGEGMIEVAIPPGARSGKIILEPDTTRAREIPLMLGSLDPISEIRGVKQRLANLGFDCGSCTDDELTEGVEAALRFFQEEYELDVTGAVDGATRDKLKQVHGS
- a CDS encoding carboxypeptidase-like regulatory domain-containing protein, producing MNPRSGKAPKAVAPAAPKAAEDADSADPGEVEQAKAAQREKGEGKYGATPAKPHMAGEDDGKTSWIEIELVDEDDQPVPGEKYEINLPDGSVASGTLDEKGLARVEGIDPGTCRVTFPDLDKDAWEPRS